The sequence CTGGGCAGAACACCTAGCTTGGCAGGATGTCGGTAGATGAAGTTAATTTATAACTGAATGGTGACCCAGACTTGGATGGCAAAATCCCTGCAGGCCGAGGGACAgaccatataaaaatatatcaggaAAGGGAAAGAGGAGAATGGTATAAATACAGGATGACCCAGCAGCGGTAATCAAGTCTGATGATGATTGGATAGCTAATATCAGATATTCATCAAATTGACTTTAGATGTTAAGAAGCAATAAGCCTTTGTGCCGTCAAAAAGATCACACAAAAGGACAAGCAAACATTTTCAGGtcacctaattatttttagataattcttaacataaataaaacataacaccATTTACTTATTCCCTATTTAATTAGTAGAAAAGATGACTTATAGCTTAATAACACCACCCTGTAAATGCCCAACatgatgaaaaataataccacgAAACAGAATACTAATGAAAGTCCCCATTGCCTTCTATTcacatttttacaaaacaaatgccgacagataatattatcatttgttATTCGAGTTTGTCAACTGAATATTTAAGcgaaaacaaaaccaattttgTTCGTCTGAATATAAATGAAACAGAgcacaatataatacaattaaaatcacTTGCTCGATGTCCAAACTTGTCTGGTTGACGGCGATCCGCGTTGCACAACACTGCGCCATTTGCGCGCCTCTTCATTGGCTTATGCGatgtatatgtttattttcagttctcatttaaattaattatctttctGTTTGCTTTTGTAGTTGAGttgaaattctattattttgtacTTCCCTTTGAAAGCTGTTAAGTCACGGATAATTTGATCAAACATTTCGTTTATGTTATGTCTGAAATCTATAGAGGAAACTTTTGCCCTGCAGTAAACCGCTATAGGCTACTTCAAAAATCGAATGTATCGTACCTACCTCGATAGTTATTATGGAAAACTCtgagacagaaaaaaaacttgtccaaaataaatatcttatcaCCGCCACAAAAATCTCTTCCGAAGTCCGAGATCCAACACTCAGCAAAAACACTCGGCCTTAAGATATCAACGTCAGAGCACCGCTCCCATTAATAAGACAACAGtaacaaaattacacaaaacaattgcctctcaaaaacaaaagacagccAATCCACTTTATACCAGAACACACAACTAAGCTAAACGTACGGCGAGTATCTTTAGAAGCTTATGTGACACGACAGTACCGGGATAGGTCCAATTGTCCGGGATTTGTCCTTTGTGGTCCACAATTGGGTACTCCGTAATTGTGATGTCATAACTAATTATATCGGCCCGCACCGTCCATTTGTGAACATGGCTATAATGCATGGCTAACAATAGGCTGAGAATGTTCGTATTAAGCGAGCTGATTGGTCTGCGCtatttatgttttacaataGATGTTCTATAATTGCTGTGATTTACGTAATAGTAATTGGATTTTTGGACAAAAATCGATATACATTGGACGTCGACATCGTTTAGACAAgagtttatataaattatgatttcttTAGGCCTTTTGTTTTTCCATGACTtcctatatttaaattatgttcttcTACAATACAGGTCTATACTATGCCTTCTTTAGATAAGGAACAAAAGTATCCccaatcatatttaaaaaagggaATATGAACTGAGAAACTCCTACTATCattctaattaattttggaTTCGCCAAAAAAGCAGACTGAAGTACACTAGAagaatcaatttaatttttacaaactttCCCTTTACTTTTATGCAGTGAGAAAATTCTTTTTTCTATACACAAACACATGTCATGAGATCCTACATCCATATGACACtcttcaagtaaaatattttcctcaCCAAGAATAAAACCCCTGACCTTTACAAAAAGGCCATGCTACCGTGCTTGATTTATTTGGCAACATTATCTAGTATGTACCTCAAGGCCGAACAGTtgctattgtttgtttttgtttgcgaTAGGGTTCAACTTGTTTGCAAGGCTAACCAATCTGTTTGCGTAATTTAGTCGTTTGCGGATTTAATTTTAAGGTATAATGTCTACAATTTAACTCTAAGTGAATAATGAAGGACTAGTTTCTGAAATATTCTCGAAATCATAGTTTAATTCTTTACGCAATTTGTCTgcatttttctcttttatatttGGTACCTCAAGACTTCGGACCAGAAGAAATTTCATTTGACGTAAAATAAGTGCGATTCAACGCTTATTTTTCTAAAGTCCgttgaatatttatgtagtaaaaaggcttctctttttttttaatattgtattaaactcAACAATCGGACACCAAGTCCATattgataagaaataaaataaacaatgacaaataaaatgtatccgGCAACAGCGACCCAGACTATTTGTCATCTCTTTTGAGAGCTTTCAGATGACTAGCAAAACCAAACTTGATATCAAAACCCAGTCACAAGAGCCGATGAGCATTCATAGTAGAAGTACttaattacttacttaattatttgatgAGCTTTCCTTGTATCACAAAGAGAACAAGCAAAACTTCGTCATAATCCTTGTAATTACTTTTCGGTTACATTGGGATGAATTGTAGAGCTTGGAGACAAATGGTTTCCTTTCGTTTTATTGTGGTGTCTTTTGATATTTATCGTCGAATTATACATCACTACGAGTATCTACGTAACCCGAGGTATAAATggatataaaacctctttacagcTTTTTCTCTGTAATTCATGACATACACAACGTCACAAGTAACTTTTTTGTgtgaactttattattttgatattcttATTACATAAAAGAATCCTGTTTTCTATATTATATAACGTTAAATAACCCCTTGGAAAATACACTTTCTACCAACTTCACCGCTTTTCCGACCTGGATATGATAAATTATGAGGGATTGTATCGCTGAACTCATTTTACTTAAGCTGCATTAAGATTCATGGCCTGAAACTGTAAACAAAGAAGTTTAAATTGAGGCTTTACAATTGGATTATGTTCTTACGAATTTCGTAAAAGCGTAAAGAATACTTAAGCTGAGGATGATGAACTTTTGTTCCTAAATACTCTTTTTGTTTCCAGATTATGGATCGGACTACAGAGGATCGGAGCTATCATTAGTTGAAAATTGAAGGTGACAAAATGCTGCACAGAACTTCATCGTCCAGGCGACGGCGTGCCTCGCGCAGTGCCGCCACGTCACCGCAAGCGAGGTCTCCGAGAGCTTCAGCACAACACTCGAGAAGGGCCTCACTAGCCGCGACAGAAACGGATGAGGAAATGGAACCAACCCCACCACCACAGAGAAGCCCCCGCGCAAGCCTGGCACCAGACGCCGCGCTGGACTACCACCGCAGTCCACGACATTCTCTAGTGCCTGAAGTTAGATCAGCCAGGAACTCCATTACACCAGACACCGCTTTACACCCAAGGAACAGCTTAGCGCCATCTAGGAACAACTTAGCGGTTGATATGAACTATGGTTCAAGACTAAGTTTAAATCCTCAAGACTTTAACAGGAGTCCTAGAAACAGTATTACACCTGATGCTAACGCCAGGAGTCCGCGACGCAGTCTGGTACCTGAGGGTACATCGTGGAATCAGCCAAGAAATTCATTGGTGCCAGATGTTGGTAGAAGTCCGCGACACTCAGTAGCAAGTATTCAAATTGACCCAGCGCGTAGTCAAAAGGACTTAGGGCCAAGTCCACGCACAAGTCCAAGGGGAAGCGTAGGACCAGAAGCAACCTTAAAGAAGGAAATTCAAGAGATGAACAGAAGTCCGCGAGGTTCTTTAATCCCCGATTCACAAAGAAGCCCTCGTGGTAGTATTGCACCTTCAGAACGAAGTGCAAGAGGTAGCCTGGTGGCAACAGAGGGTGAGGCAAACAGAGTGAGCCCGAGAGGAAGCTTGACTTTAACATTTCAAGAGCCTTTAGTTTCGAGGGAAAGGCGACCGAGCGAAGACAGTCAAACGGCGGGTAAGTTCAGATGAAAAGACATTGCATTCAACAgtgtattattatatgtttttcaCCTTTTCACAGAAACTCTTTTTCTTGAATGGTTCTGAATCTCCTTTTGTTGTATGTAGCTACTCGCGGCAGGAGCGTGTCTCCATACCGCGCTTCGCTGGCTGGCCGGCAGAGCGGGACGGGCATTCCCTCCGATACCGGCTCGCGTCGAGCCTCAAGCTCAGTAAGTCAGGTAATACTTCTCACTTTATCGCTTTTTGTTCATTACTTGTCAATCTTTACTAAATATGATGTATTAAACTAAGCAAAGATATGAGCTTTTTGGCTAGTTAGGTCTAATGTTAATCACATTAGATCTGGAATCAACGAAATGGAAAGAGAAGAATCTAATGGAAAAGTCGAAGACTGGACTTATTCATTACGGGGCTATAATTCCGCTCAGAAAATAGACAGCTCAACCTAAAACAGTCtgataaaaaaagatttttattaacataatgtaGTAAACAGTGTAACCTACTCATATCCATAACTtttctatgaaaaataaaataaaatctaagttATGAAAGGCCGTAATCGAGTTATGTCCGCTTCAAAGGCTCATACAGCACATATTACGGACATAAAGGCTAGTAATAGGTATTGCGCATATAATAGGTTCCGTTATTACAAGCAAGTCATTTACTATGCAGTTTACTGAGACTGCACGAATAAAGTGCTTTATTGCCTTTTCATCTCAGTTTtgcataataaaatagatttagaCGGCCTGATTGAGTTTTCTCAGAGACGAGATTTTAAAACGGGGAAAAAATTGTCcgattatttttgtatggatatttttctgttttaagaTGATTAAGTCAGAgatttaatatattcttttgATGTTactatattttgtcttgtatgATTGTATTCTAGATATATCGCTGTTTTCACTCTACTTCTGTACCCTTTTTAgttctaataaatattacaattattttgccAGTAAgcctaaaaatacataaaaagcttttaaaactaaacttaggTTTTACTCACAAGATTGATTTCGAACTCGAACGAATTCTAATTAAGGATTTCAGTTGAAAAGTTACggattaaaaaagtttgtctGCGATTAAAACGATGTTCCTACATTGTTCTTCCATAGATTTTGAACTAAAATAGAACGAATTAAGAAGAATCTTAACTCACCCTGATATTCCGAAAGTTTGGTATTTAAtcttcaaacttttattttagtggCTTGACCGAACAACGAGATAAATTTCAGAAAATACTTTGAATTCTTAATTCGGCAAAAACTACTTAAGTACGTAAATTTTCTCAAACATTCCACTTAAGACAATCCCAAAGTGAAAATTCCAGTCAGCCAACACTATTAAACACCAGAAACATAATTGCTACAAGCAATTAACTTGAATCCTACACTAAAAGTCTggaatgacaaaaataaatacaaaaattaagctATAAAAGTGCCAGGCCGTCGGAGTTGGCTTGCATTATTTATAAGACACGGACACCGACAGCGTGTACCTGTATGTGGGTCAACAAACTGGGGTTGTGAGGACAACGTTTTCCCGGATCTCTTTACGTAATCATACATCAATGTAGTAATAGTAAAAGTATTTAGTGGAACTTGTTTACTCTATAAGATATGCTTTTATTTCTGAATCCCAGACTAATCTAAATACTGCCTAGTTAAGCCAAGTTAAGTTTTCAGTAACATACGGGTCTTCAGGTATTCCTTTTGTTGGGACTCAGAAGTAGCAAAAAAGGGCAATTTCTTAAGTTTTAtcacacattttatatttatcttaataaagtCAAGAAGCAAAAGCACTCCCAATCGTGCTCTGTGAGTGTAATAAAACCCCAAAATTCTCAGGTATCCGGTGATGAACAACGCCGTCTTTGCGGTGAGCAGGCCAAATACAGTGACAGGACTGGCCTAGGCATCGGCATGGGCCTGACGACGTACGGCTCTGTGGCCTACCAGCTGAAGGATGCAAATATGGAGGCCTCAGGGACCGTGGACTTTGTTTGCAGAGCTGCCAAGATTATGAACAGGACCAGTAAgtcaattaaattcaatattgaaGTCACAACAACAAATCTCTACATTTTATGTGTAAATAGTTTGGTTTTATCTGTATAGATATTACCCTGCCCCGGAGTATAAAAAAGGTTTAGCTAAATTCCGAATTTTGGCATTTGTGTtggtaaaacattttgtattcaaataaaaactaacaagtTCACATTTGGCTTTAACAAAGCTGCCAAAAGTCTCTCTGATATGTTCAAACATCACAAATCCAGCCGCTGAACGCCATTTAAACGTGGACGCAAATCAACAATACGATCCACTTGTCAATTTCAACGCGAGTTTTATTAAACGCACAAAAGCGATTCAGTGGGCGATAGTGTTTTGTTCTCTAAATGGAATGCCTTTGTTTCAGTTGTCATGACCGTGTTCCTCGCCTTCCTCTCAACTCTGCCGGTTATTATGCTGATTATGGGTAAGTCTTTTAAACGGTTTATCTGTAAAACGGGGTGGGAATACGTCGGAGATTTTTGGggagtaattttaaaatctgGGTTAAATAGCGATGTTTGAGAACTAAGTGAAAAACTAGACTAAATTAGAGACGACTTAGCAAAGCcatcaatcaatcaaagatttcgTGCGAACGCTACCAGACTACTAAAACTATCCGAAACTTTGTGGAACTTGTCCTTGAAAAGATTTAAGGCAAAGTGCGCAACAGTCGACATCAAGAATCCTTTTCAGAAATCGTATTTCAGAAAAATGAATGcctaaaaatgtattcttaCATTTCTTATTGTTCCAAACGTTGAAGCGGcaattttcatattacgattattacaatataaaatagcCGAATCGTCCAAGCGAACGGGTCAGACGTCTTTATGTTCCAAAAATGCGTTTAGACTTAATGACAAAGTGAAAAACGCTTGACCTCCAAGGTCACTTAAACGTTCAAGCGATACGATTTATAGTTCATTTGATGTTTTACGACAACGACGATCAAACACGAGGTTAAAATATCTTCGAGAgcgtgtaaatatttaagtagtcGTAAACTAAGCGCCTCAGATGATACTACAGCGtccctttttataataaaataaacttatatgcTGTAgcccataaaaatattactgttcTATGTTACGGGATTAGATCGCCTTTTAATCGTCTATTATCTTTTTCGTacttgttgttttaaaattgaatgcttgtgaatttttattattaaattcgtTTTTCTGTTAAAATTCCTTCGCGTTAcgctattttttatttgtagtagtAGGACCCTTTTTTCCGGATAGGAAATCTTCAAATGACTTTTTCCGCTTTGAGTTGAGCGGAAGAgtgtgtcagacttctactgacttaAACCCACCCACGCTTTTGCTTTTGCttttcgtgtaccggggcccgggtaaccctttcggacaatccctgCCCCAGCAGGCTCCACAGAGCATGCTGACTTCTCTTTGAGACACGCGTAATATTCCTTTAAATGTCTACAGTTAATAACTTGAAATAATGACAGTAAGAAAAATGGTTAAAcgaaaataacatttctatttcATAAGTCCGAAACTAAAACCACTTTGAAATCTTTCATAATCACGAACATGAAGTATTAAGAAGGCAGTACTTACCACCGCCAAGATAAATCTTAAACCAAAGTTGACATAAATCTGATAAGGCGACGGGACGAGATGCCGCCATAATGAAATTACGGACTGACAGACACCGCAAAATGGCGTCCGAAAAAACAgacgaaaataaaagaaaagtttgtaaatacttttattgatttAGGCTGTTCACAAACTGGGCAAAAATAAGGAGCGATTAGGGAGTTAGAATTTTGGTTTGGAACTTTGTCAAAGTATTTTGTTAAGTTAATTTGCCTGGGCAACAAATAGATAGtttagacattttaaataaaatatgaggtTTGAGTGGAGtgctaataacaataaaaaggtaACTTTAACCTAAATTTTCCAAGAGTGTAAGCTTTTACTGGTTTTTTCAGTGATATGAATGTAAACGGcgtatcaagatttttttagaCTGTAAAAAACCTAAACCAACCCACTTTAACGGATGGTCGAGAAAGAATTCAGAAGACAGTATTTAGATTGAACTTACGAAGTTAAATAAGTTCACCTtagaaaaataacagaaatgaCGGAATTTGAAATTGACGGGACCGCTTTcaatccttacatattataaaacaaagtcccccgccgcgtctgtctgtctgtctgttcgcgataaactagaaaagtactgaacggatttttatgcggttttcaatgatagatagagcaattcttgaggaaggttttagtgtataataagtttaggttttgtgtaaactgacgatattacagcgatattagttaaacatgtcagaaaaaattaagccattcgagagctttcatcgagaacgctgccaaaacctttcgagttacaacaaaacaatgtatggcaagtttgtacctctttaatagatctacaaaaaagtccgcggtggtatatgtctatcttccaaggataacccacaataaccatttttatgtgttttcttaatacagtaaaattattggttacttacgaacctctttttaacaatacagtattaatccttatccaactaaataagttagatatattatgcatgtaatatagaacaaaattgccttttacactacgccaaaaatgttaataggtaatgagttatcgtaatattaaaatctccgcgcgagaaattaaaaatcgatgaaacgtagcgaagatatcgttggcatctatatactaattgtactatatatatactaattactatgtatatactatgtatgtactatgtatatactaattgtttgtttgattgtttgtttgaacgcgctaatctcagaaactactggttcaaattgaaaaaatatttttgtgttgaatataccattaatcgagggaggttttaggctttatgtatatcatcacgctgcgaccaataggagcgaagaaaaagtcataacttatatcttctaaccacgcagacgaagtcgcgggcaacagctatccttatccttatccttatccttacatattataaaacaaagtccccgccgcgtctgtctgtctgtctgttcgcgataaactagaaaagtactgaacggatttttatgcggttttcaacgattgatagagcaattcttgaggaaggttttagtgtataataagtttaggttttgtgtaaactgacgatattacagcgatattagttaaacatgtcagaaaaaattaagccattcgagagctttcatcgagaacgctgccaaaaccttttgagttacaacaaaacaatgtatggcgagtttgtacctctttaatagatctacaaaaaagtccgcggtggtatatgtctatcttccaaggataacccacaataaccatttttatgtgttttcttaatacagtaaaattattggttacttacgaacctcttttaacaatacagtagtaatccttatccaaataaataagttagatatattatgcatgtaatatagaacaaattgccttttacactacgccaaaacgtaaataggtaatgagttatcgtaatattaaaatgtccgcgcgagaaattaaaaatcgatgaaacgtagcgaagatatcgttggcatctatatactaattgtactatatatatactaattactatgtatatactatgtatgtactatgtttatactaattgtttgtttgaaagcgctaatctcagaaactactggttcaaattgaaaaaatatttttgtgttgaatataccattaatcgagggaggttttaggctttatgtatatcatcacgctgcgaccaataggagcgaagaaaaagtcataacttatatcttctaaccacgcagacgaagtcgcgggcaacagctatccttatccttatccttacatattataaaacaaagtccctcgccgcgtctgtctgtctgtctgttcgcgataaactagaaaagtactgaacggatttttatgcggttttcaacgattgatagagcaattcttgaggaaggttttagtgtataataagtttaggttttgtgtaaactgacgatattacagcgatattagttaaacatgtcagaaaaaattaagccattcgagagctttcatcgagaacgctgccaaaacctttcgagttacaacaaaacaatgtatggcaagtttgtacctctttaatagatctacaaaaaagtccgcggtggtatatgtctatcttccaaggataacccacaataaccatttttatgtgttttcttaatacagtaaaattattggttacttacgaacctctttttaacaatacagtattaatccttatccaactaaataagttagatatattatgcatgtaatatagaacaaattgccttttacactacgccaaaaacgtaaataggtaatgagttatcgtaatattaaaatctccgcgcgagaaattaaaaatcgatgaaacgtagcaaagatatcgttggcatctatatactaattgtactatatatatactaattactatgtatatactatgtatgtactatgtttatactaattgtttgtttgaaagcgctaatctcagaaactactggttcaaattgaaaaaatatttttgtgttgaatataccattaatcgagggaggttttaggctttatgtatatcatcacgctgcgaccaataggagcgaagaaaaagtcataacttatatcttctaaccacgcagacgaagtcgcgggcaacagctagtctgtacataaaacctaaaaaaataacacatttgtCTTTCGTCTCTATCAAGACAAACAGACAGTTTTAAGATTTCTAtcgttacaaattatttcaagatCAAATCTGAATCAGAGAATCCCAACACACAATATCTGCCCATCCAAATACAAGTcacaagtaataattaatttaccacATAAGTTCAACACGGCGCATCCCCCGGAATCGCTcatgaatattcaaattaattaatatccgGCTGATTGAGTTGTTCACGTGATTGTACTTTGCTCCAATAAGTTGGTACAGTTACTGCTTATTACAGTTTACCGATATGTTACCTTGATAGGTAATTGAATTGGGGTTGTGCCTCGCGTAggatgtttaattataatatacattgaCAGCGATTGTTCTCAAATTATTGTAGCAAAACATCAGGTATCAATCGTTGTTGACGCCTAAGGGGTCGatataaaaccataaaactaagtgattccatttttattaaattcgtatGATTGTCTAAAAacgtgttatttataaaataaaatataacgtgGCCAAAACATTTAACGCAACCATCTGTGCGAAACAACAAAAACcgaaaaaacaaattctatcCTTAACTGCCAAAGTATTGCCCCATCTAACGTTAACCAAACTTTTTAGGGGCAACCTCTGGCGAAATTATGTTAATAGCAACCTCGTTTTATTCCGATCGCCAGTAAATGTTCGAAAAACGTTTGTTCGATGTAAACCTATAATCGATCGGTCGTAGCAAATATTTGTACAGTCAGGCACAGTTTAATCAACGCGCCGATGAAATCCAGTGCGTACCGGTATAATCCAGTTCTGCATCTGTAGCGGCCACAGGAATTGGGTCGGCTACAAATTATCGGATGCTTGTTGATTGAACTCGGACAAGGGCCTTGAACTTTGATTTACAATTCTGTGAAGCCGTACCTGAAAGATTTAATCTCACTTCAAAAGCACCGCACAGTTTAAACTGTTCGTTTGTTGATGCCGTCCAGTTCCCTCGTGCCAGCACAATGCTGTTGCGGTTTACTCGCATTTTGTTATTTGACAAGATTAATCCGTCTAAGTCACGGAGCACTATTTCTAAACTGTATTTCtatttgatcttgaagtagctaCAGAACATTTCCCACACGAACGGATGTGATATAAATTAGCCAATCAACCCAAAGAGACCTCTCTTACGATAACGCTTTTAGCTAGAAATTGCGATACAGTGGCTTAAGGCCGTAGCATTTTACCATATCAGGGTCTAAAGTAATTCATTTTCCAAAATCGCTACAAAACACATGTCTCCACATACTTTAAATTTCCAATAAACTAAGATATGTTCCCATAATCTGCTTTCTAACCAGTCCATATGTCGTCAGGTGTCCACTACATCCGCGACTGCCCCGCCCAGCCCAGGATCCCAGTCTACATGGTGGTGGGAGGTGCTGCCGGGGGAGCTGGTATATGCTGGCTGCTGTGGGCACAGCTCGCCAGTAGAAACTCTAACTCCTCAGCCAGCGTACCTGAAAAGATCCTCGCGTATTTACTCACCATATTCTTGTTATCATGGTAAGGATATCCTACTGTGGATTTCTTAATCTTCAGATACTAGCCAATTTTGCGATATTTAGCAAAAAGCATCTTGTGTAGGTGGACCTACTACAAGTAAGGATGCTACCGATGTAAAATAGTTTTGGACTATCCATTGTTTTCTGTTCTAAACTCCATCTAAATCTGAAATTATTTGACACTTTTATATTGCTGCCGGATTCgaatagtttattatttcagATATTCCATCCTTTTATACTACGTTATAAAGACGGACACTTCCCAGTTGGGAATTCTAAGAATACACTCTTTTAAGACCTCACTCACAAGCGTGAAGCACTGAACTTTATTATTTCAGAGACATAGGGTGTCTCTATCCTTGTATACCTAGATGGTTGTTTTTTGAGACAAAACTTGTTATCTACCtagtttctttgtttcaaataGGTTTAGAGTTGaaaatacattatgtattaacgtaaaaaaaaacaaaatgtaatttattttcgaattgGATTTGCTTTGAGACAAGGTTGACgaatagttttattgtttttgtgagGTTTTTGGAAATACCTAGATACCTATTTATTCCCGCTTTTGTTGTGACATCGTGGACGTATGATAAAGTAATTCCCTGGTGAAGTTGTTCACTCACAGTTAATGGCACTATAAGTACCATGTAATACGGGATGATTGCCTTCAATTGGGCACAATTCCAAGTTGTGGTTTTTGCAGAAAATTTGTTGGCACAATAAATCCCATTACAGTTTGCATGTCTTACTTGAAAATAACTTCACGAAACAAATTCTTTATGTTAACTGATTTGGTAGGAAATAATTGAGTATACACGTTATTATATAGGTTTTTTTGGAGCCTTGATGAACACATAgactatttaaaatgaaatatgactTTCCCAGTTTTTATCACAACTGTATTGGATTACTTAGATTACGAGATTACAAGAGATGtcttgttaataatattttctttacaaattaaaGCTCATCTTTTTACCTTCAAAGACAAATATTATAGTTCAAAGGCAAATTTTGTAAGGGGATCTTAATATTTTAccaatacatttttacattatttgtaccacataatttaaaacagtagTAATCAACGTAaagttgtaaacattttaatgctTCGTGTAGGCTTaacattgaattaataaattcattaccGGGACGTTTAGGGTTATAGCAACGGTTTACGGGTTTATTGTTATAACACctaaattttttatttgacattacTTTCATTACAGGTCTTTCAAAAATTACaccattatttgttttgttgaaattattgCCCGCCGAtggattcaaataaaaagttgtcTTCAGCATATTCTTATTCACTATCTCCAACAGGTTTGCATTTGGCAAC comes from Trichoplusia ni isolate ovarian cell line Hi5 chromosome 27, tn1, whole genome shotgun sequence and encodes:
- the LOC113505919 gene encoding uncharacterized protein DKFZp434B061-like, yielding MLHRTSSSRRRRASRSAATSPQARSPRASAQHSRRASLAATETDEEMEPTPPPQRSPRASLAPDAALDYHRSPRHSLVPEVRSARNSITPDTALHPRNSLAPSRNNLAVDMNYGSRLSLNPQDFNRSPRNSITPDANARSPRRSLVPEGTSWNQPRNSLVPDVGRSPRHSVASIQIDPARSQKDLGPSPRTSPRGSVGPEATLKKEIQEMNRSPRGSLIPDSQRSPRGSIAPSERSARGSLVATEGEANRVSPRGSLTLTFQEPLVSRERRPSEDSQTAATRGRSVSPYRASLAGRQSGTGIPSDTGSRRASSSVSQVSGDEQRRLCGEQAKYSDRTGLGIGMGLTTYGSVAYQLKDANMEASGTVDFVCRAAKIMNRTIVMTVFLAFLSTLPVIMLIMGVHYIRDCPAQPRIPVYMVVGGAAGGAGICWLLWAQLASRNSNSSASVPEKILAYLLTIFLLSWFAFGNYWTLGIMWPDYAPTLFEPNQWCHRTLYVFALTQLGVVWGLIALLLLLLLALVVCQVMAQVHDPVNTINFYKTNFDF